Proteins from a single region of Eremothecium gossypii ATCC 10895 chromosome VI, complete sequence:
- a CDS encoding uncharacterized protein (Syntenic homolog of Saccharomyces cerevisiae YGL114W): MLTAVSWADKPALKQVTVRATLVGLFIGSLVLISNFQFGLQTGWVSMMSLPSALLACGIFRHIWPLLFAEYPPFSDVENVYVQSIAVAVGTGPLAYGFVGVLPAIEKFMTREESGGLRDPGDPFTLRQLLLWSLGLAFFGIFLAVPLRKQVIIREKLAFPSGSSTALLISVLNSSEILQEVTPQELVQMRRYRLARQEDEQPLVASAASVSPVGSVLSPNYMERREEAPPRPGQYASNVSILLRTFAVSSAYTLLSYFVPYIKAIPLFGRHLSETYLWNVQFSPAYIGQGMIMGFNTVFFIMIGCVLGWGILAPLARHMGWVPPDADINDWEKGVQGWVLWSSLAVMVADSVVGFIVLTVKATVKFLLIDNKADALNSFLDDSIESMLLEEQRELDVKGEGSIPVKLVNADQEHEVDSKYLVRCTTVISGWIVSSLICVISMIYLFGKDCIPIYSLLLALLIAIFLSILGVRALGETDLNPVSGIGKLAQIIFALVVPRDHKAAVLINLVAGSIAEAGAQQAGDLMQDLKTGHLIGASPRAQFTAQIIGASWSIVLSSVMYIFYNKVYEIPSQQFRIPTAFVWIDCARLVMGMALPPYALECSIILGSIFAVISLVKNCIDKDKYRWAQWLPSGVALGVGMYNSPSFSIARFIGGMLSYYWLRTRRGDAGAKTNMIIFSSGMILGEGVCSIVSMTLASIGTPHM, translated from the coding sequence ATGTTGACGGCTGTATCGTGGGCCGATAAACCCGCCCTCAAGCAGGTTACAGTCAGGGCCACTTTGGTGGGTTTATTCATAGGCTCACTGGTGCTGATTTCGAACTTCCAGTTTGGGCTGCAGACAGGATGGGTGTCAATGATGTCTCTGCCCAGCGCCTTGCTGGCCTGCGGGATATTCCGGCACATCTGGCCGCTGCTGTTTGCGGAGTACCCGCCGTTCAGCGATGTTGAGAACGTGTACGTGCAGAGCATTGCTGTCGCAGTGGGAACGGGGCCTCTTGCGTACGGGTTCGTGGGCGTGCTGCCGGCGATCGAGAAGTTCATGACGCGCGAAGAAAGCGGAGGATTGCGAGACCCCGGCGACCCGTTCACGTTGAGACAGCTGCTTCTGTGGTCGCTCGGGCTGGCGTTTTTTGGGATCTTCCTGGCCGTGCCGCTCAGAAAGCAGGTGATTATCAGGGAAAAGCTTGCGTTCCCCAGCGGAAGCTCGACCGCGCTTCTGATTAGCGTCCTGAACAGCTCCGAGATACTGCAGGAGGTGACGCCGCAGGAGCTGGTGCAGATGAGACGCTACCGGCTAGCGCGGCAAGAAGATGAGCAGCCCCTGGTGGCATCGGCGGCGTCTGTATCTCCCGTAGGAAGCGTGCTGAGCCCCAACTACATGGAGCGGCGTGAAGAAGCACCACCGAGACCAGGCCAGTATGCGTCCAATGTCAGCATACTCCTGCGGACGTTTGCCGTGTCCTCTGCTTATACACTACTCTCATACTTTGTGCCCTACATCAAGGCAATACCCCTCTTTGGCCGCCATCTGTCCGAGACGTACCTTTGGAATGTTCAGTTCTCACCGGCTTACATCGGCCAGGGGATGATCATGGGGTTCAACACTGTTTTTTTCATTATGATTGGATGTGTTCTTGGATGGGGCATTCTTGCGCCTCTCGCGAGGCATATGGGCTGGGTACCCCCCGACGCTGATATTAATGATTGGGAAAAAGGCGTTCAAGGCTGGGTCTTATGGTCGTCTTTGGCGGTTATGGTGGCAGATAGTGTAGTTGGTTTCATCGTACTTACGGTCAAAGCGACGGTCAAGTTTCTGCTGATCGATAATAAAGCGGATGCCCTGAACAGCTTTTTGGATGATTCTATAGAATCCATGCTATTGGAAGAGCAGCGTGAACTGGACGTAAAGGGCGAAGGTTCCATACCGGTTAAGCTTGTCAATGCAGATCAGGAGCATGAAGTCGACTCAAAATACCTCGTGCGGTGCACTACCGTCATTAGTGGCTGGATAGTGTCTTCCCTGATTTGCGTAATATCAATGATCTACTTATTCGGGAAAGACTGTATCCCCATATATTCGTTACTGCTGGCTCTCCTTATAGCCATCTTTCTATCGATTTTGGGCGTCCGGGCTCTTGGGGAAACCGATCTCAACCCGGTCAGCGGCATCGGAAAGCTGGCTCAAATCATTTTCGCTCTTGTTGTACCCAGGGATCACAAGGCCGCTGTATTAATAAATTTGGTTGCCGGAAGTATAGCTGAGGCGGGCGCTCAGCAAGCGGGCGATTTAATGCAAGATCTTAAGACAGGGCATTTAATCGGTGCTTCTCCTAGGGCTCAGTTTACCGCGCAGATTATCGGCGCCAGCTGGTCGATCGTGTTGTCTAGCGTAATGTACATTTTTTACAACAAGGTCTACGAAATCCCCAGCCAGCAATTCCGGATCCCAACTGCGTTCGTATGGATAGACTGCGCACGTCTGGTCATGGGTATGGCACTCCCACCATACGCACTGGAATGTTCGATCATCCTAGGAAGCATCTTTGCAGTCATATCCCTCGTAAAGAATTGTATTGATAAGGACAAGTACAGATGGGCGCAGTGGTTACCCTCAGGCGTT